tcgaATAGAAATTACTTAATCAATTTTAACAACTCCAAATTAgatttatcaatcgattgatataataTAATAGTCGATTGATTTTATTCAATCGATTTAAAAATCTACTATACGAGAGTACATgactatatgtatatatatatatataaccctcCTTTAAAAAGCTAAAACTCCCTTTATTTAATCCCTTAATTATtcctacattaaaaaaaaaatcattcactATTTCGCATTAAAACAGTGAATccgtttttattatatatatatatatatatatacttctaGCACGATTTTAAATTGAaacataattatttatttatttatttttaaatttatgaagCAGAAAACGTAAATCGATTAAAAACAACCTCAaaccaaacaaaaaaaatttagtgaaaaataaaaacaatctcAATTGACAAAAAAATAATCCTAATCGATCAATTACGCAGTCATAAGTCTAAGGctgttaatcaattaaaatttttaatcatttctcttcaaaattttaGACCCGACAATCGATTGCTTGACTAAATCAATCGATTAAACTATCataattttacctaaaattagGTTAAACAGTGACGATTTTCGTCGTTATTCGTATTCTTCGCAGAAACACTTGAAAAATAAGTCTATCCTAGTTTTCTCTTATATAATTTTTGTCGATCATAAAATTTGTATTAATTAGGAAAAACTTGATCTAATATACAAACAACAAATCGacgaaaaacttaaactttattgTCAACGAAAACGACGAAATAGAACatgtggctttgataccaattgacgattcttgtaaaacctaagccgcatgaattctaaGAACCCTATAAGAATTCACATATAGAAAATATAAGAACATATAAGCATGGATCTTTGTTTCATCGATTAAACATgacatgaaaaaaataaatacataaacaaatatgataaagaacctgattgaagagtcatcatTGTCTTTAGCGTCATCCAAAAATAATCTCTGTGGAAGCAGATGCaacggaaagaaaaggaagatctTCCAAAGGGCTTAGGGATGACAACTCCGAAAAGTTTTAGGTCAATGGGGAACCTAAAGCTCTGTCAAGATTAAACCCTAAACGCTTGGAGAACAACCTTATATATAGTGGACATCTATTATCAAcccatagatgataatagatgcgggatTATAGGTTCTATAGATACAAGGTTTACATCCAATAATGGAACCCCAATAAgtctaagttagatcactttaatgggTTCGGTTTGTACTCATATGCACAACTTACAATTAAACCCATcaattagagataataaccaacaataataacataactaaaattatatataataacttAAACCAAACACACTCTAAGGATATATTGGTATGTATGAGATTTTAGAGTTTAAATCCTATCATAGATGATGATAAATTAACGGGTTTAAAGGGATCAAACATTTAAACTTGGATATGCCCATATGTATAAAATGGGCTAGTTAGTCTATTTATGACTCATCATAGCAAAGCAGCATTGTTTTAGTGGTGCCAAAAGACGATTAATGATTATGCTTCCAACCTGTCCCAAGGCTAATACGAAGGAGGTGAATCATGGGTGACTACTACCCATTGGAATAGTAACTGACACatgagggaggtatttacctcggctataTCAAGATTCAAACCTTAGATCTTATGATGACAATACTTCATGCACTAGATACTAGACCTGTAGAAATTGATGTCAAAGAAAAGTAGTTGTCTTTATTGATTAATCCAAAAAAagattgtaaaaaaataaaaagtacaaagtcttatatagttaattatcagaaaacctaaaccctaaattaaaaaggtaaaagactaaattacTATCAatgctataaacaaataattctaattatataatataacccccccccccccccccctcaaactcaTGATGCTACAGCCAGAAGCATTAAGAGTTTGTTAGATAAAAATTGAAAGCGCGAAGCGGAATGAGCCTTGTAAATATATCAGCTATCTATAGTAAGGAAGGAACAAAAAATAATGTGATAGTGCCAATTGTAGATGATGACGAATGAAATAATAATCTATCTCAATATGCTTTATTCTCTTATGAAAAAATGTATTGCGCACAATCTGAATGACACTCTTATTATCACAATGGAGAGAAGtaagtttatgaagaaaaattctcatatctaccaacgtagccaaacaatctCACAATTAGTGGTAGTCATGACACGATGCTCAACTTCTGTGGAGGATCTCAAAATAATATCTTGCTTCTTACTTTTCCAAGAGATAAGagaatctccaagaaaaatacagaAGTCAGTGGTCGACTTACGATTTGTAAGGTCATCTGCTCAGTCAGCATCAGAGTATGCACAGAGCTCTAATGAGGAAGTAGAAGGGAATAAGAGACTCTGAAATTGAGTTCCCCAAAGATACTGAAGAATGCGAAGAACAACAACCTAATGAACTATGGTCGATGTAGTGACAAACTGACTAACCACATGTACAACATACGCAATATCAGGACAAGCCacagtgagataaaccaagcttcccaCAACTGTACGGTAAAGGTTAGGATCTGACAAAGGAGAATCATCTGATGGAGAATACCTAGCATTGGTCTCAAGAAGAGTATCAACTACCCTGTTGTCAGTGAGATGTGCATGCTCAAATAGATCAGCTATGTATTTTGACTGAGACAAGagataacctttaggtgaagaggCGATCTCAATCCCCAGAAAATAGCGCAGTAAACCCGAGTATTTCATAGCAAAACAACGAGATAATTCAAACATCAAAGACTCAATTCCATCAAAATCATCACCAGTAATTATCATGTCATTCACATATAAAGACAAAAGTATATAACCTGCACGCGTGCACTTGACAAATAAAGTTAAATCATGATTACTGGGATGAAAGCCAAGTGAGGTAACCACCGTGAAGAACTTAGCAAACCAAGCATGTGGTACTTGTTTGAGTCCATAGAGAGCTTTGCGAAGCCTACAAACTTCACCAGATTGGTGAGCAACTCCAGGAGGAGGCATCATATacacttcttcttgaagatcaccattcaagaaagcagttttgacatccacctGAGATATCTTCCATTGACGAACAGAGACAACAATAATTAACATACGAACAATGGTCATTTTAGCAACAGGGGcaaaagttttctcataatctaTCACATACTCCTGAGAGTAatctttagcaacaagacgagctttgtaccATTCGACAgaaccatcagatttagttttgatcttatagacCCAACGAGAACCAATGACACATTTTCCTGATGGCAGAGGTACCAAATCCCAAGTATAAGTATGATATAGAGAAGTTAATTCCTCGTCCATAGTATTCTGTCAAAGAGACTACCAATAGCTTCTCTATAAGACAAAGACTCAGAAAGATGATGAATAGAGGCAACAAAAGAGGTAAAGGAAGTAGAATAATAAGAATAAACAAAATtaggtagtttagtagacttacgaggaTGTGTAGACCAACGAATAGGATTGTCCACAATCTCTGGAAGTGGAGGAATAGTCGtaggagggggagggggaggtgCAGGTGCAGGTGCAGGAGATGTTTCGAGAATACTAGATTCAGTGAAGTCGTCATGTGGAAGAGTACCCATGGGGGAGACTTCATCGATGTCAGTACTGAAGGGATCAACGCAAATAAGCTTTGCATGAGTCATGTCATGTGATAGAAGAGGTATGGAGAAGAAatgaatatgctcaagaaacacaataTGATGATAGACATACAATTTTTTTACTAATTGGATCAAAATAACGATATCCCTTTTGACCAATACCATAATCAAGGAAGACACACAAAGCAGACTTAGAAGACAACTTATCACGCTCAACATATGGTCGGAGAACAAAACAAATACAACCAAAGATACATAAAGAGGAATAATCAGGAGCACGACcatataatttttgaaaaggaGACAAACCTGAATTATTGTGAGAAGTTGGAATCCTATTAATTACATAAGTAGCAGTAAGAACTGTTTCTCCCCAAAAAATACTAGGAACATTTGCAGACAATAAGAATGAACGGGCAGTCTCAATAAGATGTCTATATTTTCTCtctgcaaccccattctgttCAGGTGTTTCTCGACACAAGGTTTGATGTATAGTACCTTCTGATACAAGTAAATGAGAAAAACTATTAGAAGTGTATTCACCCCCtaaatcacaacgaaaacacttGATAACTGCTGAATGTTGAGTCTTGACAAGAATTTTAAAGTTAttgaaaatggtaagataatcagatctgtgtttcataagataaacgCAAGTATAACGAGTGCAATCAttaataaaagaaacataatatcttGATCCCCCTTTTATAGTAACAGGAGAAGGCCCCCACATATCAGAATGAACAAAATCAAAAGGATTAGGAGAAAAAAGATAGACTTTTATTAAAAGGTAATGCAGAAAATTTTGTCAGTTTACAACCACTATAATCTAAAATATCATAACTTTTTAAAGTTCTTAATACCCCAGACAAAGCTAAAAATTGTAAACGAGAGGCTGAAACATGACCTAGATGAGTATGCtataaataaaaatcagaagaagaaTGACTTAATCAGAAAGATGACAAATCAACACTAGAAGCTGCAACATCTGGTACTTGAAGCTTATCCAAGACATAGAGTCCCCCTTGCCTACGGCCTATCCCAATCACCTTCTGGGATTGCAGGTCTTGCAaataacaattggatgaagaaaaagaaattaaatatctaaacTCAAACAATTGACTAACAGAAAAAAGATTAAGTGTAAGACTAGGAATATAACAGACATCAGGAAGATACAAGTAAGTTGTAACAACAGAACGAACACCTAATAATGAGTACCATCAGCCGTCATAATTGATAAAGATGAATTAGAAGACAAGAAGATAAAAGATGATAAGTTAGGTGACATATGATGAGAGGCTCCAGAATCTAAGATCTATAAAGAGGAAGATATACCTGACGTACCGgaggatgacaaacctatatgagaagaaGCAAATATGGCAGAGGGTTGTGAAGCAAGGAATTGTTGAAACTCTCCAGAATCTAAGATTTATAAAGAGGAAGATATACCTGATATACCGgaggatgacaaacctatatgagaagaaACAGACATGGCAGAGGGATGTGAATCAAGGAATTGTTGAAACTGCTTAAGCATATAAGGAACTAAATAGGAGGAAACCACTGCATTACTAGACTGAGATAGTCCATTTGGCAACTATTGTGGTTTATtaccaaatttccatgaagaattTTGATGTAGTAATGGTGGTTGTTGAGGTCGTTGCTGCTAATATTGTTATTGTGGTGGTAGTTTTTGCTACTGTGGTAGTTTACCTTTGTTCAACAATAATGGACATTGAGACTTCCAATGTCATTTTTCTTTGCAATAAGCACATTTATTACTAGAAACCTTCGAAGTCGACCTACTTTGATTATGCGACATAGACCGTTGTGGTGCTGCAAAAACAAATGGCGTAGATGGTGCAAcaatcctcttatcaacctgagACTTAAGACGAATCTCCTCAGCTAACAATTCATGTACTACTGAATCAACGGAAGGGAGAGGACTACGATGCAAAATTGTTCCAAGCAATCCTTCAAAGTCATCACGAAGAGCCATCAAGAATTAGACCAGACGTTGCTCTTCTCTACGAGTAATATAAGCTGGGAATGCTCGCAATTCTGAGGATTTTGTGAGTGCTAATTGGTCTCATAATTCCAACATGGCAGAATAAAAATCTTGAATCCTCATATCTTACTGCCGAAGTGCACATATATCTGCTTCTAATTTATATTGTTTGGCAAAGTTAGATTGCGTGTATAATTTTACCAGATGATCCCAAACCTCTTTGGTTGTCTCATACTTGGCCAACTGAGCACCGATGGAGTGTGAAACAGAATTATTGATCCATGTAATAATCTTCGCATTATTGGTCTCCCAAACATCCAACGACTTTACATAATCATCAGCATTAATGCCCGTAGGTTGAACTCGCACACCTGAAACATATCCCCACATAGATTTTCCTTGCAAAAAATTTTTCATAACATATCCCCAATATGAATAATTTTTTCCATCCAATCGGACACTGATCGATTAAAGCGAATCTTCTGTGCGATCACTCATGATGATAGAACAAATTGTGTTCATGAATACCGAACACCAAATAAAATCAAGTAttacgaaaacaaaagaaaatcaaaACTGCACGGTTGCGAAAATAAAAGAAACTCCACAGTTCGATACGCGAAAATTGTGGATCAAATTAATAGTTTTTCAATCTAATTATCAAAAATATAGAGATGAAGACTCTGATACCATGTCGAAATtgattaaaaagaaaaataatcatcTTTATTgatgaattaaaaaaatgatttaagaaaataaaaagagtacacattcttatatatataattaattatcagtaaatctaaatcttaaatttaaaaaataaaagactaaattattctcaaaatataaataaataattcaaattatataatttaacaAAATCATCCCGAGAAAACATAGGTATCCCGAGAAAACAAAGGTATTGTTTTAGGCTACCACACACCCTCGGTCCTTATCACACTCCATCTTTTCTTCCGTGCCTCTTAAGCAAAATCCTTTTCAAGTTTCTTACTGGAGCTCTGTCTGTCACCTTCCCTTTCCCCCATAATTAGCTCGAAGGACAGGCTAAATTCAAAAAGCAAAGTCAAAAAAGGGTGTTGGTAATTGAGAGGATCGCGTAACTGGCAACAGCTGGAGGCAAAAGTAGACTCTGCTTCAGTAAACATGCCAGAGAAGAAGAGCGGTTAAAATAGAGTACTGTGAAAAAGAAGGAACACAAACCAGAGttcaataaaagaactaaacagaaaaAATAAGACCCGTTTTCTTAACACTTTGATACATTTATCTGATCAATCTCCTCTCTCTTCTTTTGGTTTTAGAAGTGACTTCGGTTTGAGTTTCTGGAGTTAACAATTTTATTCATCTCTGTCATAATGAGCATGAAGAAGTTAGCAAACTTGACATCTGTTGGGGAAATGTATAGCTTTTCCAAAAGTTGGTTTTGTCTTGCTGAAATGAGATATATCATTTTCAAGAACACAACAAAAGCAGAGATAGTTCAGGTCCCATGCACAAGTTTAATTCAATTCTATTTAAACTTCAAAAACGAGTTGCTAATTGGCATTAGCTTTCGAAAAGAGCAGTACCTGAACCCCATTTATTAGTTGTCATGTGTATACCAATTACTaacttatataaaaaaaaatcatatgaattATTATTTGTCAAAACATGGCGACGTGGGTTCGGGCACTACCGCTACAGGTATGATAACAAAGCAATTTTAATTTGGGGACTCCTTTTACTACATAGCCAACTTAACTAGTAAAAGAGCAGACTAAATCAGAAAACCAAATCAGTAACTCCACAAGCAAATAACACAATGAGAACTCATTACGTATTTACACTTGCAATTTGAATCCTCACTGTTTTTTACTTGTGAACGGATCAttcttttttctttcattttttgatCGTAAAAGTATTGCAGGCAATGTTCCTCCCCAGGGTGAAGCCCTTCCCATACATTGCTTGCCCCCCTCTGTTTCATGTCCTTTCTCCCTTCCTTTTACTTTTGCTGCTATTGTATATCAAATTTAGCGTGGCACTCATGGACGTGCCCGTCACTGCTCTGTTCTGCGCGTAATCCCTAACTAGCAAGCTCCTGTATCCCCTATATTATATATAGTCTTGAAGTAGAACCTCTTACTAGTTGCTCTGCTTCCACTGCTCCTCACGATAATGAGCTACTCTGCAATGGCTTTCTCCCCTGCTCCTCGTCCTTCTTCtatgcttctcttcctctccctcctccacctcctcgctCTGCAGTCCTCCGCCATCGTCCCCCGCATGCTCTTCCTCGTCCCCCAGCAGCCCCTCGTTCTCAACTACCACAAAGGCGCCCTCCTCAAGGGCAACTACTCCCTCAACCTCCTCTTCTACGGCCGCTTCTCCCCCGCCCAACGCTCCATCGTCGCTGACTTCGTCCGATCCCTCTCTGCCACCTCCGTCCGACCCCCCTCTGTCGCCTCCTGGTGGTCCACCACCTTCCTCTACTCCCCCGTCGGCACCATCCGTCTCTCCCTCGGCCGGGTCTTTCTCGACGACGCCTACTCCCTCGGTAAGTCCCTCGCCCACTCCGACCTCGTGACCCTCGCCGCCCGCGCCGCCCCCCATCGCTCCTCCATCACCGCCGTCCTCACAGCACCGGAAGTCCTCGTCGACGGCTTCTGCGTCAGTCGCTGCGGCTTCCACGACTACGCCCGAGCCGGCCGGCGCGGCCGCTCCCGGTACGCGTACCTGTGGGTGGGCAACCCGGCGACGCAGTGCCCCGGCGAGTGCGCGTGGCCTTTCGCGAAGCCGATATACGGGCCGCAGACGCGGCCCCTGGTCCCGCCCAACGGCGACGTCGGCGTCGACGGGCTCATCATCAGCCTGGCCACGCTGCTGGCCGACACGGTGACCAATCCGTACGGAGACGGCTACTTCCAGGGCCCGCCGACGATGCCCAATGAGGCGGTCACGAGCTGCACCGGCATATTCGGCGCCGGCGCCTTCCCGGGCTATCCGGGGAACCTGCTCGTGGACCCCACGACCGGGGCCTACTACAACTCGCTCGGATTGGCGGGGAGGAAGTACCTGCTTCCTGCCATGTGGGACCCGAAGACGAAGCAGTGTAAGCCCCTCGTGTAGGCTGTCGAAGAAGCGATCATGGAACAATAAAATAGAGTCACGCCGCTGTTATTTCTTATGTACCATGATCGTATACATCTGCATTTATATATAGTTGGATTTTTGCTGTTTCTGAAGACGTCGGAGTCAGATATGTTCATCCttgtttattcttcttcttctctgttccTTGTACTGTTTAATTAATAGTAAATTGGCTTTCCTTGTGTTCCTTGTTGACTTAATCCACATCTATTATACTTCTGTGGGGGAAAAAAATCTACAAACCATTCAAGAACACGTAGATTATAGCTTGACTTGATGAAGTATGATAATACGAAACACTAGCATGGCAGGACATCACTGTGAATTCAATCATTATCATAGTAATTATGAAGTGGAAGACCTAGAATTCAATCCACTGCATGTTGGAATGATGAAAAGGCATTTTGCTGCAGTTTATAATCTTCTGGCGAATTCTGTGGGTTCCAACCTAactgataaatataaaaattcgATAAACAACCATTCCAAATACTATTTTCTTCTGATCAGCAATCCAGCAATCCTACTTTTCAGCCAAGAGATTATAGATAACCTGTGTTTCCTCATCGAATAGATCATCGTTCACTTCACTTTTACCATCAGCGTAATGTGACTATGTGAGTGAGTCGTTCTTATCACTTTCTAACAACGGGGAGAAGTttattgatgcctttttcttatttttgtcTTTATCTCAATTAATAGAGAGCTGTGATGGCCGAAAGCTAAAACTGTGGTGCTTGCATGATTATTGAAGCTGGTCCCATGCACTCAGTCTCAATATAATGCCGAAGGATTAAATTGAATCAGATTTGAACGTATCATTCAAATAGTCTTAAGTGGTTTCCAGTTGGAGCAGCATATATtgcacatatatatattttattgatataaaatatataagTTGTCATTCAGAATATTCATGCCAGCTGCTCCATTAAAGGAATTGCATAATGTCTGTTCTTTGTCTTGTGCACAAATCATAGCTATCTAGTTCTATCATTGAGCCAACAACAAGCTAAGTGGCTAAAGCAATCATATATCTGATTCTTGTAAATTGTTTTAGCTAtctttttcttctcttcactTTCTAAGTTCTTTGCGTTTTCTTTAATTTGCCTATTGATGATGCGCATGCATCATGCATGCAGTGAACTTGATGtccaatatttaaaatataagatGCATGAAATTTCTGATCCTACATTTGAGCTTCAGAGTTCAGAGAGAAGAGCATTTGACGTTTCAAATGGGCCATACCCTTATTTTAGAAGACAATCTTGTTAGAAACAAAGGGACCAATTGTAGTTGTTTGAGATGATTTTGTACATTCAATTATTATATGATTTTGTATGGACCATCGTTAGGTTAGGTTTCCCCTATGACGAGTTATAAAGAAATCAGCCAAGAACAATGGTTTCCTTGTCCACTTGTCTAACGAAGCTAATTCATTGTGAAAGATGATGCTACTTTAGTGGTTGCATGTCTTAATCTCACTTGATGCAACATTTTTTTCCGACACATTGTGAAATTAAATTCCATTTTTTTCAGCATTTTATCAACATAAACTAAGTATACATATTTTTATATGCA
This genomic stretch from Zingiber officinale cultivar Zhangliang chromosome 7A, Zo_v1.1, whole genome shotgun sequence harbors:
- the LOC122000847 gene encoding protein EXORDIUM-like 2; protein product: MSYSAMAFSPAPRPSSMLLFLSLLHLLALQSSAIVPRMLFLVPQQPLVLNYHKGALLKGNYSLNLLFYGRFSPAQRSIVADFVRSLSATSVRPPSVASWWSTTFLYSPVGTIRLSLGRVFLDDAYSLGKSLAHSDLVTLAARAAPHRSSITAVLTAPEVLVDGFCVSRCGFHDYARAGRRGRSRYAYLWVGNPATQCPGECAWPFAKPIYGPQTRPLVPPNGDVGVDGLIISLATLLADTVTNPYGDGYFQGPPTMPNEAVTSCTGIFGAGAFPGYPGNLLVDPTTGAYYNSLGLAGRKYLLPAMWDPKTKQCKPLV